The Methanolacinia petrolearia DSM 11571 genome has a segment encoding these proteins:
- a CDS encoding CBS domain-containing protein, which yields MNEDLLIKDIMSKPVAIAKSAAITEALDKMLDEAADPLIVTNNGAVVGTISRKAIADTLGSKKTSTVSPTKIHVASGIDEAFTSAYPDEPVDVLVPLLQEFKIVVILDSDHKLIGKVDATDLLKVVKPEIPADKIMQAPHTIHPGERVVHLRRRMLDENVTKFVVTDETGVIGVVTETDIAKSLREFRSAVGDKHQEYQVRNLFVSDIMTSPAITVDAKTDIAGIVDLLVNKNISSVPVVNDQKLVGQISKESLIVAL from the coding sequence ATGAATGAAGATCTGTTAATAAAAGATATAATGTCAAAGCCTGTTGCCATAGCAAAATCCGCTGCAATAACGGAAGCTCTCGATAAGATGCTTGATGAGGCCGCCGATCCCCTTATAGTAACGAACAATGGGGCGGTTGTCGGGACAATATCAAGAAAGGCGATTGCCGATACGCTTGGAAGCAAAAAAACCTCTACCGTATCTCCCACGAAGATACATGTCGCAAGCGGCATCGATGAGGCGTTTACGTCCGCTTACCCGGACGAGCCCGTAGACGTGCTGGTCCCGCTGCTGCAGGAGTTCAAGATCGTCGTCATTCTCGACAGCGACCACAAGCTGATCGGAAAAGTGGATGCGACCGACCTGTTAAAGGTTGTAAAGCCTGAAATCCCTGCGGACAAGATCATGCAGGCTCCGCACACGATTCACCCCGGCGAGAGGGTAGTCCACCTGAGGCGGCGAATGCTCGACGAAAACGTTACGAAATTCGTCGTCACCGACGAAACCGGGGTAATCGGGGTAGTGACCGAAACCGATATCGCGAAATCTCTCCGTGAGTTCCGCTCTGCAGTCGGCGACAAACACCAGGAGTATCAGGTCAGAAACCTGTTCGTCAGTGACATCATGACGTCGCCTGCGATTACCGTCGATGCCAAAACAGACATCGCCGGGATCGTCGACCTGTTGGTAAACAAGAACATCAGCTCGGTGCCTGTCGTAAACGACCAGAAACTCGTCGGCCAGATATCCAAAGAGTCGCTTATCGTGGCTCTTTAA